The following DNA comes from Apis cerana isolate GH-2021 linkage group LG14, AcerK_1.0, whole genome shotgun sequence.
TGTCATGTCTAtaggatttttattaaaaaaccaaAATGATAGTATTGTTTGGAGAGGTCCAAAAAAAACTGGAATggttaaacaatttttaacagaTGTTATTTGGCaagatattgattatttaatcattgatACACCACCAGGAACCTCAGATGAACACATCACAGTAATGGAAAACTTAAAGTAcggttaaaatttgttttgttcttatttatttttgtcacactaaatataaaagaaaagtatataaaacattttatagatTTGTACTATTTATAATGTCATGTGCTTTTAGTCTCTACACATGACTATGATTAATAATCATGTGACATTCAAATGAGGTACATTTCTTGTTAGATAAGGATTAGTCATGAGATTGATAAGCTTACacaatatatttgaatgtgtattaacagaaaatatttcaacatataATGATAgatcaaagtaaaataattaaatattttttcagaaatgttAAATGTGATGGTGCACTTATAGTAACTACTCCACAAGCAGTTGCAGTGGATGATGTTTTACGAGAAGTAACATTTTGTAGGAAAACTGGGATTCATATATTtggtattattgaaaatatgagTGGTTTTGTCTGTCCATCATGTTCAGTTAGTATAAActatatttacttaaattataaaaacaaattttttatttacataatattatttataggaatgtacaaatatattttccgcGGGTGGAGGAATAGCTCTTTCTAAAATGGTAAATGTTCCATTCTTAGCAAAAGTGCCTATAGACCCACAAGTGGGAAAACTAGCACATACTGGTCAAAGCATTCTAGTAACATTACCTGATAGTCAGGTAGCACAAGTGTTTCGAAAGCTAGTCGAGGAACTTACCCAGAGCAAGGAagcatgaaaaatttgatctcATGTACACGGTGTTCTCAATGAAATACTGTACTTGTTCGTGGCGATAATATTAGCCCTCTGCGAACTTtcgcatttttttaatattttttagtaagactaaaaataagataaattaatttgaaaagaaaaaaacattcagGTTTTagtggaaaatatattatcatgacataataaacatatgagacatatgtaaaatatttgtatacaaataatatataggatCATAAGGGGATcatttaattgcattttacTTAAAAGAGGTAGAATATATGTGTACAAATAcaacgatttttatataatagcatttatgagaaatatataaaagattttgcacattgtaacaaattaaatacatgtgtgtatatataattcagtGTCAGTGTTGataaaacatttacattttacattttaaagtttttgtacaaaaatgtgaatagattattataatatcattgtataatgtatatacattaaaatctgTAAATCTATGCATTATTCTACttacaagttttttttaaaactcaaTGTCAATGTTCgtttatttacgatttttaattattgtacacatgttcaaaaataaaaagatatatatttcccCTA
Coding sequences within:
- the LOC107998703 gene encoding cytosolic Fe-S cluster assembly factor Nubp2 homolog, which encodes MLEGVKHVLLVLSGKGGVGKSTISTQLALALKESGFRVGLLDVDLCGPSVPYLLNLEGKDVHQSSDGWVPVFADKEQKLAVMSIGFLLKNQNDSIVWRGPKKTGMVKQFLTDVIWQDIDYLIIDTPPGTSDEHITVMENLKNVKCDGALIVTTPQAVAVDDVLREVTFCRKTGIHIFGIIENMSGFVCPSCSECTNIFSAGGGIALSKMVNVPFLAKVPIDPQVGKLAHTGQSILVTLPDSQVAQVFRKLVEELTQSKEA